Proteins from one Ahaetulla prasina isolate Xishuangbanna chromosome 2, ASM2864084v1, whole genome shotgun sequence genomic window:
- the PRUNE2 gene encoding protein prune homolog 2 isoform X5, which translates to MDILNEAMLDSTAIEMRPEPPNSLDLDGSHPRRIKLTAPNINLSLDQSEGSVLSDDNLDTPDEIDINVDDLDTPDEADSLEYAGHEEQPAIKETYQEETESIPEYTAEEEREDNRLWRTVVIGDQEQRIDMKAIEPFKKVISHGGYYGDGLNAIIVFAACFLPDSSQVDYTYVMENLFLYVISTLELMVAEDYMIVYLNGATPRRRMPGLGWMKRCYQMIDRRLRKNLKSFIIVHPSWFIRTILAVTRPFISSKFSNKIQYVNTLADLNELIPMEYVNVPESIIKYDEERSIQRRVRLDEELREASAKASCLSNEPEITSVQQDINMTMKSS; encoded by the exons AACCTCCCAACTCACTAGATCTTGATGGCTCTCATCCCAGAAGGATAAAGCTTACTGCTCCAAATATCAATCTCTCTTTGGACCAGAGTGAAGGATCTGTCCTTTCTGATGATAACCTGGACACTCCAGATGAAATTGATATTAATGTAGATGATCTTGACACGCCAGATGAAGCAGATTCTTTAGAGTATGCTGGACATG AAGAGCAGCCAGCCATTAAAGAAACTTATCAAGAAGAAACTGAATCCATTCCAGAATATACTGCTGAAGAGGAACGAGAAGACAACAGGTTATGGAGAACTGTTGTTATTGGAGACCAGGAGCAGAGGATTGATATGAAAGCAATTGAACCTTTTAAAAAGGTTATTTCTCATGGAG GATACTACGGTGATGGCTTGAATGCCATCATTGTATTTGCTGCATGTTTTCTACCGGATAGCAGTCAAGTGGATTATACATATGTCATGGAAAACCTTTTCCT ATATGTAATAAGTACTTTGGAGCTCATGGTTGCTGAAGACTATATGATTGTTTACTTAAATGGAGCAACCCCAAGGAGAAGAATGCCGGGACTCGGGTGGATGAAAAGATGCTACCAGATGATTGACAGGCG ATTAAGGAAGAATTTGAAATCATTCATCATAGTTCATCCTTCTTGGTTTATAAGGACAATTCTAGCTGTCACACGGCCATTTATAAG TTCAAAATTCAGTAATAAGATACAATACGTCAACACTTTGGCAGACCTTAATGAACTAATTCCGATGGAATATGTAAATGTTCCAGAAAGTATTATCAA GTATGATGAAGAGCGATCCATTCAGAGAAGAGTAAG ACTGGATGAAGAGCTCAGGGAGGCATCAGCAAA AGCAAGCTGCCTTTCAAATGAGCCCGAAATAACGTCAGTCCAACAGGA caTCAACATGACCATGAAAAGTTCTTAA